Within Calditrichota bacterium, the genomic segment GTGGTACGCGCGGGAACACGTCGTGCTCTGCTTGATCCCTGCCTTTTTCATTGCCGGTGCCATCGCTGTGTTTGTCAGCAAGGAATCGGTGATGCGCTACTTGGGGGCGCGGGCCAACAGGGTGCTTGCCTACGGTGTTGCCTCCGTCTCCGGAAGCATCCTGGCGGTCTGTTCGTGCACGGTGCTGCCGCTTTTTGCCGGCATCTATCGCATGGGAGCCGGTCTGGGGCCTGCTACCACCTTTCTCTACTCGGGGCCGGCCATCAACGTCCTGGCCATTGTACTGACGGCGCGCATCCTCGGGCTGCAACTGGGGATCGCCAGAGCGGTCGGGGCGGTGCTGTTCAGCATCGTCATCGGCCTGCTCATGCACTTTTTCTTCCGCAAGGAGGAGTTGGCAAAAGAAGAGGCACAGATGCTGTTGCCAACACCAGAAGCAAAACGCCCGCTGTGGCAAACAGCCACCTTTTTCGCCTTGATGGTGGCAATCCTGGTGTTCGCCAACTGGGGCAAGCCGGTGCAGGCCGTTGGCTTGTGGGCGAGCATCTACGGCGTGAAATGGCTCCTGACCGGGGTTGCTGCTGCCGCGCTGGCTGTGGTGTTAGCCACCTGGTTTCGCCTGGGCTGGTGGAAACTGTTCCTGGTAGCAGGTGCCACGGTGGCTGCCGCTTTCGCGGTGCCGCACACGCCGATGATTTCCTTCGGCGTGGGTGTGGTGGGCCTATCGATCCTAACGAGCCGTGACGACGGAGAGGCAGGCGAATGGTTTGCTTCCACGTGGGGCTATGCCAAGCAGATCTTGCCTCTCTTGTTCTTCGGCGTGCTCGTTGCCGGTGGGCTTCTGGGCCGCCCGGGTCAAGAGGGACTGATACCGTCGCGTTGGGTGACCCGGCTGGTGGGCGGCAATTCCCTGGGCGCCAACCTGTTTGCCTCGGTAGTTGGGGCGTTCATGTACTTTGCCACGCTCACCGAGGTGCCTATTCTGCAGGGACTGATTGGCAATGGGATGGGCCAAGGGCCAGCTCTGGCCCTGCTGCTGGCGGGCCCGGCTCTCTCCTTACCAAGCATGCTCGTCATCCACAGCATCATGGGCACTAAAAAAACGCTGGCGTTTGTTCTCCTCGTGGTGGTCATGGCCACCGTCACAGGCATGCTGGTCGGCGCCCTGGTGTAGGGGTGAGGTGAATCTGTTGGGTGGGTTGTTGTTGCTTTTGTGTGAGGTTAATTCTAATGGAGGAAAAAGCTATGAAGAAGGCTGTCATCGTCTGTACGTGCAGCTTTGCCTGCCCGAGCATGAAGGACATCAACTTCGGCGAGCTGAGCGAGCGTATCCGCATGGAGCTGCCCCAGGACTATCTGGTGCTCCATCCTCGCCTCTGCGAGGCCAACGGCGAGAACTTGCTTGAAGACCTGCTCAAGCCTGGAGTGAAGTACGTCACCCTCGCGTGCAAGGAAGAAAAGCAGAAGAAGCTCCTGCGTGACGGTTTTGCCCGTGCGGGAGTGCCCATGGACGACAATTGGCAACCGATAAGCATCTCCTTCAAGACCACCGAGCAGGCGCTGACAGAACTGGCGAAAGC encodes:
- a CDS encoding permease, with the translated sequence MDWKREWRTLVLIVVGFLVCFYLPVGTPRFDRAIAEALQLVKWYAREHVVLCLIPAFFIAGAIAVFVSKESVMRYLGARANRVLAYGVASVSGSILAVCSCTVLPLFAGIYRMGAGLGPATTFLYSGPAINVLAIVLTARILGLQLGIARAVGAVLFSIVIGLLMHFFFRKEELAKEEAQMLLPTPEAKRPLWQTATFFALMVAILVFANWGKPVQAVGLWASIYGVKWLLTGVAAAALAVVLATWFRLGWWKLFLVAGATVAAAFAVPHTPMISFGVGVVGLSILTSRDDGEAGEWFASTWGYAKQILPLLFFGVLVAGGLLGRPGQEGLIPSRWVTRLVGGNSLGANLFASVVGAFMYFATLTEVPILQGLIGNGMGQGPALALLLAGPALSLPSMLVIHSIMGTKKTLAFVLLVVVMATVTGMLVGALV